A stretch of the Simiduia curdlanivorans genome encodes the following:
- the dnaE gene encoding DNA polymerase III subunit alpha has translation MGASFVHLRLHTEFSLADSVVRIGGLIARLKELNMPACGVTDLTNFYGLIKFYTKCEGSGIKPIIGADFQLADEDGNPTLLTLLAMNGQGYKNITELISRAWQHGQHHGIAKIQRSWVSEHAEGVIALSGARYGDIGKALLAGRAAQAVELLQAWQRDFPNRFYLELTRTGRENEEGYLHQAIALASQCQCPVVATNDVRFLHADEFEVHEARVCIGEGRALDDPRRERRYSEQQYLRSAEEMADLFSDIPEALANTLEIAKRCTVDIQLGTYFLPDYPIPDNFDQGPIFDIYSQDFMRTEAVNAMASSWVGREQTPEYAEALRVNFFFQKVTYEGLEWRLARILDKNAADYAERRQLFIDRLKFELDIIMQMGFPGYFLIVMDFIQWAKDNGIPVGPGRGSGAGSLVAYAQKITDLDPLEYDLLFERFLNPERVSMPDFDVDFCMENRDKVIAYVADKYGRDAVSQIITFGTMAAKAVVRDVARVQGKSYGLADKLSKMIPPTPGMTLKQALEEEPMLNEFLATDGEAQEIWETAVKLEGLTRNVGKHAGGVVIAPTKLTDFAPLYCDETGAGLVTQFDKNDVESAGLVKFDFLGLRTLTIIDWAVKMIDRDRRLTGEAPLDISALPLGDEPTFKLLKRAETTAVFQLESRGMKDLIKRLQPDNLEDMIALVALFRPGPLQSGMVDDFINRKHGRAKVAYPDATYQHESLKPILEPTYGVIVYQEQVMQIAQVLAGYTLGGADMLRRAMGKKKPEEMAKQRSTFEEGAAGQGIDPTLAMKIFDLVEKFAGYGFNKSHSAAYALVSYQTAWLKAHYPAHFMAATMSSDMDKTDKVVTFIEECREMGLTLMPPDVNSGEFMFNVNPQGQIVYGLGAIKGLGEGPVDNIIAARAEGGAFTSLFDFCARVDPRKVNKRALEALVRSGAFDSIGPQQNLDYDRAVLLAALGEAVKAAEQSHANASAGMMDLFGEVVPTASHENSDVYSEFRQVRSFTMRERLEGERDTLGLYLTGHPIDEYHRELKYLVSNRIADLKPEKSNQRIAGLVVAFRVMKTKRGDTMAFVSLDDRSGRLEIALFSDTYNNYRDKVVKDALLVIEGQVSHDDYSGSLKMRAESVSTLAEARSGLARGIHMEWQAEQVADGHLAQLRGLLNNHRGGNCPVTVDFRNTSARGRIHFGSEWQVNASEELLEALRDIFGAEKVRMVY, from the coding sequence ATGGGTGCATCATTCGTTCATTTGCGTTTACACACAGAATTTTCTTTGGCCGACAGCGTGGTGCGCATCGGCGGTTTAATTGCGCGCCTAAAAGAATTAAATATGCCGGCTTGCGGCGTCACCGATCTCACCAACTTTTACGGTTTGATTAAGTTTTATACCAAGTGTGAAGGCAGCGGCATCAAGCCCATCATCGGCGCCGATTTTCAATTGGCCGATGAAGATGGCAACCCCACGTTGCTGACGCTGTTGGCCATGAATGGCCAAGGCTATAAAAATATTACCGAGTTGATTTCGCGCGCTTGGCAGCACGGTCAGCACCACGGCATTGCCAAAATTCAGCGCAGTTGGGTGAGCGAGCATGCCGAGGGCGTAATTGCGCTTTCGGGCGCGCGCTATGGCGACATAGGTAAAGCCTTATTGGCCGGTCGCGCCGCGCAAGCGGTTGAACTGTTACAAGCGTGGCAGCGCGATTTCCCCAACCGTTTTTACCTAGAGCTAACCCGCACCGGGCGGGAAAACGAAGAGGGTTATTTGCATCAGGCAATTGCGTTGGCAAGCCAATGCCAGTGCCCAGTGGTGGCCACCAACGACGTGCGCTTTTTACACGCCGATGAGTTTGAGGTGCACGAGGCGCGGGTGTGTATCGGCGAGGGCAGGGCGCTCGACGACCCCCGGCGCGAGCGGCGCTACAGCGAGCAGCAATATTTGCGCTCGGCCGAGGAGATGGCGGATTTGTTTTCCGATATTCCCGAAGCCTTGGCCAACACCTTGGAAATTGCCAAACGCTGCACCGTGGATATACAGCTTGGCACCTATTTTTTACCGGACTATCCCATCCCGGATAATTTCGATCAGGGCCCCATTTTCGATATTTATTCACAAGATTTTATGCGCACCGAGGCAGTTAACGCCATGGCCTCGAGTTGGGTCGGGCGCGAGCAAACGCCTGAATATGCGGAGGCGCTGCGGGTAAACTTTTTCTTTCAAAAAGTTACCTACGAAGGCTTGGAGTGGCGCCTCGCGCGCATTCTCGATAAAAACGCGGCCGATTATGCCGAGCGCCGCCAGCTGTTTATCGATCGACTCAAATTCGAACTCGATATCATCATGCAGATGGGCTTTCCCGGCTACTTTCTTATCGTGATGGATTTCATTCAGTGGGCCAAAGATAACGGTATTCCGGTGGGCCCAGGCCGGGGTTCGGGTGCCGGTTCACTGGTGGCTTACGCACAAAAAATTACCGATCTAGACCCGCTCGAATACGATTTGCTGTTCGAGCGCTTCCTAAACCCCGAACGTGTTTCTATGCCCGACTTCGACGTGGATTTCTGCATGGAAAACCGCGACAAGGTCATTGCCTACGTGGCCGATAAATACGGCCGCGACGCCGTTAGCCAGATCATTACCTTCGGTACCATGGCGGCCAAAGCGGTGGTGCGCGACGTAGCACGCGTTCAAGGCAAGAGTTACGGCTTGGCCGATAAATTATCGAAAATGATTCCGCCCACGCCGGGTATGACGCTTAAACAAGCGCTTGAAGAAGAGCCCATGTTGAACGAGTTTCTCGCCACCGACGGCGAGGCACAGGAAATTTGGGAAACCGCGGTTAAGCTCGAGGGCCTTACCCGTAACGTTGGCAAGCACGCCGGTGGTGTGGTGATTGCGCCCACCAAACTCACCGATTTCGCGCCTCTGTATTGCGATGAAACTGGTGCGGGCCTAGTGACGCAGTTCGATAAAAACGATGTGGAATCCGCGGGCTTGGTGAAGTTCGACTTCCTCGGCCTGCGCACGCTCACCATCATTGATTGGGCGGTAAAAATGATCGATCGCGATCGCCGCCTGACCGGTGAAGCGCCGCTCGATATTTCGGCCTTACCGCTGGGCGATGAGCCCACCTTTAAGTTGTTAAAGCGGGCCGAGACCACGGCAGTGTTTCAGCTTGAATCGCGCGGCATGAAAGATCTCATTAAGCGCTTACAGCCCGACAACCTGGAAGACATGATCGCCTTGGTGGCGTTGTTTCGCCCCGGCCCTTTGCAGTCTGGCATGGTGGATGACTTCATTAACCGTAAGCACGGCCGCGCGAAAGTAGCCTACCCAGATGCCACCTATCAGCACGAAAGCCTGAAGCCCATTCTAGAGCCCACCTACGGCGTTATTGTTTACCAAGAGCAGGTCATGCAGATCGCTCAGGTGTTGGCCGGCTACACCCTCGGCGGCGCCGATATGTTGCGCCGTGCCATGGGTAAGAAAAAACCCGAGGAAATGGCCAAGCAGCGCTCCACCTTCGAAGAGGGCGCCGCCGGCCAGGGCATCGATCCAACCCTGGCGATGAAAATTTTCGATCTGGTGGAAAAGTTTGCCGGCTACGGTTTTAACAAATCGCACTCGGCCGCTTACGCCTTGGTGTCTTATCAAACGGCGTGGTTAAAGGCGCATTATCCGGCCCACTTTATGGCCGCCACTATGTCTTCCGACATGGACAAAACCGATAAGGTGGTAACTTTTATCGAAGAGTGTCGGGAGATGGGCCTGACCTTGATGCCGCCCGATGTAAACAGCGGCGAGTTCATGTTTAACGTCAACCCCCAAGGCCAGATAGTGTACGGCCTAGGTGCCATTAAGGGCTTGGGCGAGGGGCCGGTGGATAATATTATCGCCGCCCGCGCCGAGGGTGGGGCCTTTACCAGCCTGTTCGATTTCTGCGCCCGCGTCGACCCGCGTAAAGTGAATAAGCGTGCGCTCGAGGCGCTGGTGCGCTCCGGCGCCTTTGACAGCATTGGCCCACAGCAAAATTTAGATTACGACCGCGCCGTATTGTTGGCGGCGCTCGGCGAGGCGGTAAAAGCCGCCGAGCAAAGTCACGCCAATGCCAGTGCCGGCATGATGGATTTGTTTGGCGAAGTGGTGCCAACCGCGAGTCATGAAAATAGCGATGTCTACAGCGAGTTCCGCCAGGTGCGCAGCTTCACTATGCGCGAGCGCTTGGAGGGTGAGCGCGACACCTTGGGGCTCTACCTCACCGGTCACCCCATCGATGAATATCACCGCGAGCTCAAATACCTTGTCTCCAACCGTATCGCCGATTTGAAGCCGGAAAAATCCAACCAGCGTATTGCCGGCTTGGTGGTTGCCTTCCGGGTGATGAAAACCAAGCGCGGCGATACCATGGCCTTTGTGTCTTTGGACGATCGTTCCGGCCGGCTCGAGATTGCGCTGTTTTCCGATACCTACAATAACTACCGGGATAAGGTGGTTAAGGATGCGCTGCTGGTTATCGAGGGGCAGGTGAGCCACGATGATTATTCCGGCTCCTTGAAAATGCGCGCCGAGTCAGTCAGCACGCTGGCTGAGGCGCGGTCTGGCTTGGCGCGGGGGATTCATATGGAGTGGCAAGCGGAGCAAGTTGCAGATGGTCATTTAGCGCAATTGCGCGGCCTGTTGAATAATCACCGCGGCGGCAATTGCCCGGTAACGGTGGATTTTCGCAACACCAGCGCGCGCGGTCGCATACACTTTGGCAGCGAGTGGCAGGTAAATGCCTCGGAGGAGTTGCTGGAGGCGCTGCGGGATATTTTTGGCGCTGAAAAAGTGCGTATGGTTTACTAA
- the rnhB gene encoding ribonuclease HII, whose translation MTKKILEPFVSIYKGPLGAGVDEVGRGPLAGDVVAAAVILDPAKPIAGLADSKKLSEKRREALFSEIQDKALAFCIARASVAEIDKINILQASLLAMTRAVEGLPTQPEHVWVDGNKIPKWRYAAEAIVKGDSRVQAISAASILAKVTRDRELVALHEQYPDYGFADHKGYPTAVHLAALEKHGITPHHRQSFGPVKKKIEQLDLF comes from the coding sequence ATGACCAAAAAAATCCTCGAACCCTTTGTCAGTATTTATAAGGGCCCATTAGGCGCAGGTGTTGATGAAGTGGGCCGCGGCCCACTCGCCGGCGATGTTGTGGCGGCGGCGGTTATTCTCGACCCAGCCAAGCCGATCGCGGGCTTGGCTGACTCGAAGAAACTTAGCGAAAAGCGCCGCGAAGCCCTGTTTTCTGAGATTCAGGACAAGGCCTTGGCCTTTTGCATCGCCCGGGCCAGCGTCGCTGAAATTGATAAAATTAATATTCTTCAGGCCAGCCTTCTGGCTATGACCCGCGCCGTAGAAGGCTTGCCCACCCAGCCTGAGCACGTGTGGGTGGATGGCAACAAGATTCCCAAATGGCGCTATGCGGCGGAGGCCATCGTCAAGGGCGACAGCCGCGTGCAGGCGATCAGTGCCGCATCTATTCTCGCCAAGGTAACCCGGGATCGCGAATTAGTGGCGCTGCATGAGCAATACCCAGATTACGGTTTTGCCGATCATAAAGGCTACCCCACGGCCGTGCATTTAGCGGCGCTGGAAAAGCACGGTATCACCCCGCATCACCGCCAGTCTTTTGGCCCGGTGAAAAAGAAGATCGAACAATTGGATTTGTTTTAA
- a CDS encoding Gfo/Idh/MocA family protein, with amino-acid sequence MKKLRTAVIGVGYLGKFHAEKYASLPNSELVAVVDANLANGTAIAEKNGCEALTQYQDLYGRVDAVSIAAPTVYHYQIAKDCLEHGIHVLIEKPITVTVAEADELIALAKSKKLLIQVGHLERFNAALLALGDRLGTPRFIESHRLAPFNPRANDVNVVLDLMIHDIDIIQNMVGSPIKSIAASGTKVLTDSTDIANARIEFDSGCVANVTASRVSLKTERKMRIFQEESCITIDFQNRSLKLYSKGEKEMFPGIPEIESEESIFENNDALKVEIIAFLDSIEQGKATQVSGEDGRRALATAQEISRLMQDA; translated from the coding sequence ATGAAAAAGCTTAGAACTGCCGTAATTGGCGTTGGTTACCTCGGTAAATTTCACGCCGAAAAATACGCCAGTTTACCCAATAGCGAACTGGTTGCCGTGGTAGATGCCAACCTGGCCAACGGCACCGCCATCGCGGAAAAAAACGGCTGCGAAGCGCTCACCCAATACCAAGATTTATACGGTCGTGTAGATGCCGTTAGCATCGCGGCACCCACGGTGTATCACTACCAGATTGCCAAAGACTGCTTAGAGCACGGCATTCACGTGTTGATCGAAAAGCCCATTACCGTCACGGTAGCGGAAGCCGACGAGTTGATCGCTTTAGCAAAATCCAAGAAGCTACTAATTCAAGTGGGCCACCTCGAGCGCTTCAACGCCGCGCTCTTAGCCTTAGGCGATCGCCTAGGTACACCAAGATTTATTGAATCCCACAGGCTTGCGCCCTTTAACCCGCGCGCCAATGACGTCAATGTGGTGCTGGATTTAATGATCCACGACATCGACATTATCCAGAACATGGTTGGCTCGCCGATTAAAAGCATCGCCGCCTCGGGCACCAAAGTGTTAACCGACTCCACCGACATCGCCAACGCCCGCATCGAATTTGACAGCGGTTGCGTCGCCAATGTTACCGCTAGCCGGGTGAGCTTAAAGACAGAGCGCAAGATGCGTATTTTTCAGGAAGAATCCTGCATCACCATCGACTTTCAGAATCGCTCGCTCAAGCTCTACAGCAAGGGCGAAAAGGAAATGTTCCCTGGCATTCCCGAAATTGAAAGCGAGGAAAGCATTTTTGAAAATAACGATGCCCTGAAAGTCGAAATCATTGCCTTCCTCGACAGCATCGAACAAGGCAAGGCCACTCAGGTGAGCGGTGAAGATGGCCGCCGCGCGCTAGCCACGGCACAAGAAATTTCCCGTCTCATGCAAGACGCTTAA
- a CDS encoding DegT/DnrJ/EryC1/StrS family aminotransferase produces MKVPMVDLTEQYHRLKDEIDAGMRNAMETAAFILGPNVQAFEKEAADYLGVKHAIGVGSGTDALHLALLALGVKAGDEVITTPFTFVATAEAIKYVGATPVFVDINPNTFNIDLTEVEKAITAKTKAVIPVHLFGQPVDMPALKALCDAKGLKIVEDCAQSFGASINGKQTGSFGDLGAFSFFPSKNLGCYGDGGMVTTNCDELAATVKQYRNHGSKVQYHHSLVGYTSRLDELQAVVLRAKLPLIDEFNNNRRRVDQTYKTMLAGTGIQMPFEDGVGKHVFHQYVCLHPKRDQILQALRDNQIACAIYYPVPLHKQEVFAKECDGVSLPITESITSQCFALPVYPELSEEKIKLVTDTIKTAL; encoded by the coding sequence ATGAAAGTTCCAATGGTTGATTTAACCGAACAATACCACCGCCTAAAAGATGAAATTGATGCTGGCATGCGCAATGCCATGGAAACGGCTGCCTTTATTCTCGGCCCCAATGTGCAAGCTTTCGAAAAAGAAGCCGCGGACTACTTAGGCGTGAAGCACGCCATAGGCGTGGGCTCAGGCACGGACGCGTTACATTTGGCATTGCTGGCCTTAGGTGTAAAAGCAGGCGATGAAGTGATCACCACGCCCTTCACTTTTGTGGCCACCGCCGAGGCAATTAAATATGTTGGCGCCACACCGGTATTTGTCGACATCAACCCCAACACCTTCAATATTGATTTAACCGAGGTCGAAAAAGCCATTACCGCCAAAACCAAAGCGGTAATTCCCGTGCATTTATTTGGCCAGCCGGTCGACATGCCTGCGCTTAAGGCCCTGTGCGATGCTAAAGGTTTAAAAATTGTTGAAGACTGCGCCCAGTCTTTCGGCGCCAGCATTAACGGCAAACAAACTGGCAGCTTCGGCGACCTAGGCGCCTTTAGTTTTTTCCCGTCAAAAAATTTAGGTTGCTACGGCGACGGCGGCATGGTCACCACTAATTGCGATGAGCTGGCCGCTACCGTTAAACAGTATCGAAATCACGGCAGCAAAGTGCAATACCACCATTCGCTGGTGGGCTACACCTCGCGCTTGGACGAGTTGCAAGCAGTGGTGTTGCGCGCCAAGTTACCGCTCATTGACGAATTTAATAACAACCGTCGTCGCGTCGACCAAACCTACAAGACCATGCTCGCCGGCACGGGCATTCAAATGCCCTTTGAAGACGGCGTGGGTAAACATGTCTTTCATCAATATGTTTGCTTACACCCCAAACGCGATCAAATTTTACAAGCCCTGCGCGACAATCAGATTGCCTGCGCGATTTATTACCCGGTGCCGCTACACAAACAAGAAGTGTTCGCCAAAGAGTGCGACGGGGTTTCTCTGCCGATCACGGAGTCCATCACCAGCCAATGTTTCGCGCTGCCGGTTTACCCGGAGCTGAGTGAAGAAAAAATCAAACTGGTTACCGATACTATTAAGACCGCACTATGA
- the lpxB gene encoding lipid-A-disaccharide synthase has product MKSGFSVMISAGEASGDLHAANLVKALKVLAPDTQFNGMGSDQLREAGVDLLVDCADIAVVGIWEVIRNYGTIKKALNQLIQALKDSPPDLLILVDYQEFNFRLAEKAKAMGIKVLFYIGPQVWAWRPHRVHSMAKKIDHMAVLFPFEEKFYENAGVPCTFVGHPLVDEVRATKSPEQSLTDYGLSKDDAIVGLFPGSRKSEVARVLPILLDAARELRKTKPKLQFVLPKASTISDQNIAPLLALYPELEVKDVRDKSYNVMQVCDAIMTASGTATLEIALMGIPNTIVYRIAPLSYWILKRMVKIDDIGLENIVAEKRIVQEFIQHKAQPKRIAAEVSRLLDDQAYRAQMITELNQVKGKLGIEGGSANIAKLALDMMQGKA; this is encoded by the coding sequence ATGAAGTCAGGATTTTCTGTCATGATCAGCGCCGGCGAGGCGTCTGGCGATTTGCACGCCGCCAATTTGGTAAAGGCGCTAAAAGTCTTAGCACCCGATACCCAATTTAATGGCATGGGCTCAGATCAGTTGCGCGAAGCGGGCGTCGATTTATTGGTGGACTGCGCCGATATTGCCGTGGTGGGTATTTGGGAAGTCATTAGAAACTACGGCACCATTAAAAAAGCCTTAAATCAATTGATTCAGGCACTTAAAGATTCGCCGCCCGATTTACTGATTCTGGTGGACTACCAAGAGTTCAACTTCCGCCTAGCGGAAAAAGCTAAGGCCATGGGCATCAAAGTGCTGTTCTATATTGGCCCGCAAGTGTGGGCTTGGCGACCGCACCGCGTCCATAGCATGGCAAAAAAAATCGATCACATGGCGGTACTTTTTCCCTTCGAAGAAAAGTTTTACGAAAATGCCGGCGTGCCCTGCACCTTTGTTGGCCACCCCTTAGTTGACGAAGTGCGCGCAACAAAAAGCCCCGAGCAGAGTTTAACGGATTACGGGCTATCTAAGGATGACGCCATCGTCGGTTTATTTCCCGGCTCGCGCAAAAGCGAAGTGGCACGCGTACTACCCATTCTTTTAGACGCGGCGCGGGAGTTGCGTAAAACCAAGCCCAAGCTACAGTTCGTATTGCCCAAAGCCAGCACCATCAGCGACCAAAATATTGCCCCGCTCTTGGCCCTATACCCAGAGCTAGAAGTGAAGGATGTGCGCGACAAATCCTATAATGTGATGCAGGTTTGCGACGCCATCATGACGGCCTCTGGCACGGCCACGCTGGAGATTGCACTCATGGGCATTCCCAACACCATTGTCTATCGCATTGCGCCACTATCTTATTGGATTCTCAAGCGCATGGTTAAAATCGACGACATTGGATTGGAAAACATTGTCGCGGAAAAACGTATCGTGCAAGAATTTATTCAACACAAGGCTCAACCCAAGCGAATTGCCGCAGAGGTTTCACGTTTATTGGACGACCAAGCCTATCGCGCCCAAATGATCACGGAACTGAATCAAGTAAAAGGTAAGCTCGGCATAGAGGGCGGTTCGGCCAATATTGCCAAATTGGCGCTGGATATGATGCAAGGCAAGGCTTAA
- the lpxL gene encoding LpxL/LpxP family Kdo(2)-lipid IV(A) lauroyl/palmitoleoyl acyltransferase, producing MLLRPRFTRNLLHPRYWFIWLAAGIFYLCAQLPYAWQMAMGRGIGRLFYRFAKERKHIACTNLRLCFPDLTDDERDRLLRLNMQDTGMGLMEQNIGWFMPEARYRKLVEVEGLEHIQALGKQAALIVVKHNNCISVCTIGLSMFMPIAGMYRRHKNAALEYLQTRGRVRLCPEGTVVERKETRTMMRLLRQGLSVMYAPDQDYGIKNGVWASYFGVPAATVTATTGFAKLGKAKVIVMNCFRLPNAQGYKIILSPPLANVPSDDELHDAQVINDIFEAQIREFPEQYLWVHRRFKTRPQGEKRPY from the coding sequence ATGTTGCTGCGCCCGCGCTTTACCCGCAACCTTTTACACCCACGTTACTGGTTTATTTGGCTGGCGGCGGGTATTTTCTATCTCTGTGCGCAATTACCTTACGCCTGGCAGATGGCCATGGGGCGCGGCATCGGTCGGTTGTTTTATCGCTTCGCTAAAGAACGCAAGCATATTGCGTGCACCAATTTGCGCTTGTGTTTTCCTGACCTCACAGACGATGAGCGGGATAGGTTACTTCGGCTAAACATGCAAGATACCGGCATGGGCTTGATGGAGCAAAACATTGGTTGGTTCATGCCTGAGGCTCGCTATCGCAAGCTCGTCGAGGTGGAGGGGCTGGAGCATATTCAGGCTTTGGGTAAGCAAGCTGCATTGATCGTGGTCAAGCACAACAATTGCATCTCTGTTTGCACCATTGGTCTGTCGATGTTCATGCCCATTGCCGGCATGTATCGGCGCCATAAAAATGCCGCCTTAGAGTATTTACAAACCCGTGGCCGAGTGCGGCTATGCCCAGAGGGCACGGTGGTTGAGCGCAAAGAAACACGCACAATGATGCGTTTGTTGCGCCAAGGTTTATCGGTAATGTACGCACCGGATCAAGATTACGGCATAAAAAACGGTGTCTGGGCCAGTTATTTTGGCGTGCCGGCTGCAACCGTTACCGCCACCACGGGTTTCGCTAAGTTAGGCAAAGCCAAGGTGATCGTCATGAACTGCTTCCGTTTGCCAAATGCGCAAGGCTATAAAATAATCCTCTCGCCACCGCTGGCGAATGTGCCTAGCGACGACGAGTTGCACGACGCGCAAGTCATCAATGATATTTTTGAAGCGCAGATACGGGAATTCCCCGAGCAATACCTGTGGGTGCACCGGCGTTTTAAAACACGGCCTCAAGGTGAAAAGCGGCCCTATTGA
- the lpxA gene encoding acyl-ACP--UDP-N-acetylglucosamine O-acyltransferase: MIHPSAIIDPSANIAEGVSIGAYAVIGEQVEIGKGTRIGSHVVIHGPVTIGENNRIFQFASLGEEPQDLSYKGEPTRLVIGDRNIIREYVSFNRGTPKGGGVTTIGNDNLFMAYVHVGHDCAVGNKNVFANSASLAGHVELGDQCILGGFSLVHQFTRVGSHAFTSMAAAINRDVPPFVIVSGNYARSFGINKVGLKRKGYEPTEIDAIFKVYKLMVRKRLSAEQIAEELEPLRAFAGVNLLVDFIAQSTRGIVK; encoded by the coding sequence ATGATTCATCCGTCTGCGATTATTGATCCATCCGCAAACATTGCCGAGGGTGTCAGTATCGGCGCCTATGCCGTTATTGGCGAACAGGTTGAGATTGGTAAAGGCACGCGTATTGGCTCCCACGTGGTTATTCACGGCCCGGTAACCATCGGCGAAAACAACCGCATTTTTCAGTTCGCCTCGCTGGGCGAAGAGCCGCAAGATTTAAGCTATAAGGGCGAACCGACGCGCTTGGTGATTGGCGATAGAAATATTATTCGCGAGTATGTTTCTTTTAATAGAGGCACGCCAAAGGGTGGTGGTGTCACCACTATCGGCAACGATAATTTATTTATGGCTTATGTCCATGTGGGCCATGATTGTGCCGTCGGCAACAAAAATGTGTTTGCCAATTCGGCGTCATTGGCTGGGCATGTTGAATTGGGCGATCAATGTATTCTCGGCGGCTTTTCGCTGGTGCACCAATTTACGCGCGTCGGCTCGCACGCGTTTACCAGTATGGCCGCTGCGATCAATCGCGATGTGCCGCCATTTGTTATTGTCTCTGGAAACTATGCACGCTCTTTTGGTATCAACAAAGTCGGTCTTAAGCGAAAGGGCTATGAGCCGACAGAAATTGATGCCATTTTCAAGGTCTATAAGTTGATGGTGCGCAAGCGTTTATCCGCAGAACAAATAGCCGAGGAATTGGAGCCCCTACGGGCCTTCGCCGGGGTTAATTTGTTGGTGGATTTTATCGCCCAATCAACCCGCGGTATTGTTAAATAA
- the lpxA gene encoding acyl-ACP--UDP-N-acetylglucosamine O-acyltransferase gives MIDPRAVIDPTAKLAADVQVGPFSVIGPNVEIGAGSIVESHVVIKGPTSIGENNHIFQFSTVGESTPDLKYKGEPTRLVIGNNNVIREGVTIHRGTVQDRSETTIGDDNLLMAYVHVGHDSIVGNNCVLVNNAALAGHVHIGDWAILGGYTLVHQFCKIGAHAFTAMGSAIGKDVPAFVTVSGNPAEAKSINTEGLRRRGYTKDQLAAINKAFKLIYRRGLRLEEALSILSEMAIAEPALITLIDSLRSSERGIVR, from the coding sequence TTGATTGATCCTCGTGCCGTCATAGATCCAACCGCAAAGCTTGCAGCGGATGTGCAGGTGGGGCCTTTTAGTGTAATTGGTCCGAATGTGGAAATAGGTGCAGGAAGCATTGTTGAATCCCATGTGGTGATTAAAGGGCCAACCTCGATTGGCGAAAATAATCACATCTTTCAGTTTTCCACGGTGGGCGAATCTACTCCGGATTTAAAATATAAAGGCGAGCCAACGCGTCTGGTTATTGGCAATAATAATGTGATTCGCGAAGGTGTCACCATTCATCGCGGCACGGTACAAGATCGCTCGGAAACCACCATCGGCGATGATAATTTACTAATGGCTTATGTGCATGTGGGTCACGATAGCATTGTCGGCAATAACTGTGTTTTAGTGAACAATGCCGCCTTGGCCGGCCATGTTCACATTGGCGATTGGGCAATTCTTGGTGGTTACACGCTGGTGCATCAATTTTGCAAAATTGGTGCTCATGCTTTTACTGCAATGGGTAGCGCTATCGGTAAAGATGTGCCGGCGTTTGTTACTGTATCGGGTAATCCTGCCGAGGCTAAGAGCATTAATACGGAAGGCTTAAGGCGTCGCGGTTACACTAAGGATCAACTCGCCGCTATTAACAAAGCCTTCAAGTTGATTTACCGGCGCGGGTTGCGGCTCGAAGAGGCGCTTTCAATTCTATCTGAAATGGCCATCGCTGAACCTGCACTCATTACCCTCATAGATTCCCTGCGTAGTTCCGAGCGCGGCATCGTTCGCTAA
- the fabZ gene encoding 3-hydroxyacyl-ACP dehydratase FabZ: MMDVREIREYLPHRYPFLLVDRVLELVEGEYIVAIKNVSANEDVFNGHFPQAPIFPGVLIIEALAQASGILGFKTLDKRPSDGSIYLFAGIDDVRFKRQVVPGDQLRLESKVVSAKRGIWKFACTASVDGQLAASATILCADRQV, encoded by the coding sequence ATGATGGATGTAAGAGAAATTCGTGAATACTTGCCGCACCGTTACCCGTTTTTATTGGTTGATCGCGTGCTCGAGCTAGTTGAAGGCGAGTATATTGTGGCGATTAAAAATGTCTCGGCAAATGAAGATGTTTTTAATGGTCATTTTCCACAAGCTCCTATCTTCCCCGGTGTACTTATTATCGAGGCGTTGGCGCAAGCCTCTGGCATATTAGGCTTTAAAACCTTGGATAAGCGCCCCTCCGATGGCTCAATTTATTTATTTGCCGGTATCGACGATGTGCGTTTTAAACGCCAAGTGGTGCCCGGCGATCAGTTGCGCTTAGAGTCTAAAGTGGTGTCTGCCAAGCGCGGTATCTGGAAGTTTGCCTGCACCGCCTCTGTGGACGGTCAGCTCGCGGCATCTGCGACTATACTGTGCGCTGATCGTCAGGTATAG